In Pseudoalteromonas xiamenensis, the following are encoded in one genomic region:
- the purD gene encoding phosphoribosylamine--glycine ligase: MNVLVIGNGGREHALAFKAAQNPTVKNVFVAPGNAGTALESKLQNVSIAVDDLEGLLAFAQQNNVGLTIVGPEAPLVIGVVDKFREAGLAIFGPTAAAAQLEGSKSFTKDFLARHAIPTAEYQTFTEIEPALAYVEDKGAPIVIKADGLAAGKGVIVAMTLEEAQDAIRDMLAGNAFGDAGSRVVVEEFLEGEEASFIVMVDGKNVLPFATSQDHKRAYDNDQGPNTGGMGAYSPAPVVTAEIHDRIMKEVIYPTVEGMASEGNPYTGFLYAGLMITADGTPKVIEYNCRFGDPETQPIMLRLQSDLVELIEAANREELDKTEIKFDPRAAVGVVLAAKGYPGDYPKGDVISGLQVNYAEGEKVFHAGTKQDGEHVVTAGGRVLCATALGHTVTEAQKRAYSLVKDIHWDGVEFRTDIAYLAIARENA; the protein is encoded by the coding sequence ATGAATGTACTCGTCATTGGCAATGGTGGCCGCGAACACGCCCTAGCGTTCAAAGCCGCTCAAAACCCAACTGTAAAAAACGTGTTTGTTGCGCCTGGCAACGCGGGCACCGCACTTGAATCAAAACTGCAAAACGTTTCAATTGCAGTTGATGACTTGGAAGGCTTACTGGCATTTGCTCAGCAAAATAATGTAGGTCTGACCATCGTTGGTCCTGAAGCTCCATTAGTTATTGGTGTCGTGGATAAGTTCCGTGAAGCAGGTTTGGCTATTTTTGGTCCAACCGCAGCGGCTGCTCAGCTAGAAGGCTCTAAGTCTTTCACTAAAGACTTCTTAGCACGCCACGCAATTCCAACCGCTGAATATCAAACGTTTACCGAGATTGAACCTGCTCTTGCTTATGTTGAAGATAAAGGTGCACCAATCGTTATCAAGGCTGATGGTCTTGCTGCAGGTAAAGGTGTGATTGTGGCTATGACATTGGAAGAAGCACAAGATGCTATCCGCGACATGTTAGCTGGCAATGCCTTTGGCGATGCGGGAAGCCGTGTTGTCGTAGAGGAATTCTTAGAAGGCGAAGAAGCGTCTTTTATCGTCATGGTTGACGGCAAAAACGTACTCCCTTTTGCTACTAGCCAAGACCATAAGCGCGCTTATGATAATGATCAAGGTCCAAACACGGGTGGTATGGGCGCTTATTCTCCAGCACCTGTGGTCACTGCCGAAATTCACGACCGCATCATGAAAGAAGTCATCTATCCAACGGTTGAGGGTATGGCATCTGAAGGAAATCCTTACACTGGTTTCCTTTACGCCGGTCTAATGATCACCGCTGACGGCACACCTAAAGTTATTGAATACAATTGTCGTTTTGGTGACCCTGAAACTCAACCGATTATGCTACGTTTACAGTCAGACTTAGTCGAATTGATTGAAGCCGCAAATCGTGAAGAACTCGATAAAACCGAAATCAAATTCGACCCTCGTGCTGCAGTAGGCGTCGTGTTAGCTGCAAAAGGCTATCCAGGTGACTATCCTAAGGGCGATGTAATTTCGGGTCTGCAAGTTAACTATGCGGAAGGTGAAAAAGTGTTTCATGCGGGCACAAAGCAAGATGGTGAGCATGTTGTGACTGCAGGTGGACGTGTACTTTGTGCAACCGCACTTGGTCACACAGTTACCGAGGCACAAAAACGCGCATACAGTCTGGTAAAAGACATTCACTGGGATGGTGTGGAATTTCGCACTGACATCGCATATCTCGCGATTGCACGTGAAAACGCGTAG
- a CDS encoding class I SAM-dependent methyltransferase, which translates to MKFAFKTLAVIGVIGALNSTALAQSSDTTLTSAIQDTTRDEKSRARDEFRHPVETLEFFGFKPSQTVVEIAPGGGWYSEILAPALKEHGQYYAAHFPKDSDVGYYQRSLASFQEKIAKDSRFTKTLLTEFAPPTHLDIAPAESADLVLTFRNVHNWYMKNGDETVLSAFKAFNKALKPGAILGVVEHRLPEDKADEEQKRSGYMKQSYVVSIAKQAGFELVAASDINANPKDTATHPKGVWTLPPTLALGDEDADKYRKIGESDRMTLKFKKL; encoded by the coding sequence ATGAAATTCGCATTCAAAACGCTTGCTGTAATCGGGGTTATTGGCGCACTCAATAGCACTGCTCTTGCACAAAGCTCAGACACCACATTAACCAGTGCAATCCAAGATACAACTCGCGACGAGAAAAGTCGTGCGCGTGATGAGTTCAGACACCCTGTAGAAACACTTGAGTTCTTTGGTTTCAAACCTTCACAAACGGTTGTTGAAATTGCACCAGGCGGTGGCTGGTATAGCGAAATATTGGCACCTGCATTAAAAGAACACGGACAGTACTACGCGGCGCATTTTCCGAAAGACTCAGACGTGGGCTATTACCAACGCTCATTGGCAAGCTTTCAAGAAAAAATAGCGAAAGATAGCCGCTTTACCAAAACGTTGTTAACCGAGTTTGCTCCTCCAACACACCTAGATATCGCCCCTGCTGAAAGTGCAGATTTAGTCTTAACATTTCGCAATGTTCATAACTGGTACATGAAGAATGGCGATGAAACCGTATTAAGTGCGTTTAAAGCGTTTAATAAAGCGTTAAAACCAGGTGCTATCTTAGGTGTTGTTGAGCATCGTCTGCCAGAAGATAAAGCTGACGAAGAACAAAAACGTTCTGGTTACATGAAGCAAAGTTATGTTGTCAGTATTGCAAAGCAAGCTGGCTTTGAATTAGTTGCAGCAAGCGATATAAACGCGAACCCCAAAGATACCGCAACTCATCCAAAAGGTGTGTGGACTTTACCTCCCACATTGGCTTTAGGTGATGAAGATGCAGACAAGTATCGCAAAATTGGGGAAAGCGATCGTATGACTCTCAAATTCAAAAAGCTCTAA
- the dusB gene encoding tRNA dihydrouridine synthase DusB, which yields MRIGPYQLENNLIVAPMAGITDRPFRELCRRLGAGLAVSEMMSSNPQVWSTDKSRNRMVHLDESGLRSVQIAGADPEWMAQAAQFNVENGAQIIDINMGCPAKKVNKRLAGSALLQFPELVEEIIQSVVGAVDVPVTLKFRTGWDPENRNAIEIAKIAERNGIASLALHGRTRACMYKGEAEYDTIRAVKQSVSLPVVANGDITSPEKAKQVLEYTGADAIMIGRAAQGRPWIFREIGHYLQTGEHLPEPPISEVRSILMEHLVELHQFYGEPMGARIARKHVSWYLQAHDNEGQFRRVFNAIETPYEQINALENYFETLEKERDR from the coding sequence GTGCGTATAGGTCCTTACCAACTTGAAAACAACCTCATCGTCGCGCCAATGGCAGGTATTACTGACCGCCCATTTCGCGAACTTTGTCGGCGTTTAGGAGCTGGTCTTGCTGTCTCGGAGATGATGTCTTCGAACCCGCAAGTATGGAGCACGGACAAGTCAAGAAACCGTATGGTACATCTCGACGAGTCTGGCTTACGCTCAGTGCAAATTGCCGGAGCCGATCCTGAATGGATGGCACAGGCAGCACAGTTCAACGTCGAAAACGGGGCACAAATTATTGATATCAATATGGGTTGCCCTGCTAAGAAAGTGAATAAACGTTTAGCAGGCTCTGCATTGCTGCAGTTTCCTGAGCTTGTAGAAGAAATTATTCAATCTGTTGTTGGTGCGGTTGATGTGCCAGTAACGTTGAAGTTTCGAACAGGTTGGGATCCTGAAAATCGTAATGCAATTGAGATTGCTAAAATTGCAGAACGGAACGGCATCGCTTCTTTAGCCCTACACGGACGCACGCGTGCGTGTATGTATAAAGGCGAAGCCGAATACGACACTATCCGAGCTGTAAAGCAAAGTGTGTCGTTACCTGTGGTCGCAAATGGTGACATTACGTCGCCAGAAAAAGCTAAGCAGGTGCTGGAGTATACGGGCGCAGATGCCATCATGATTGGTCGAGCCGCCCAAGGTCGTCCTTGGATTTTCCGAGAGATTGGCCATTATTTGCAAACTGGCGAACATCTGCCTGAACCTCCAATTTCGGAAGTTCGCAGTATTTTGATGGAACACTTAGTTGAACTCCATCAGTTCTATGGTGAGCCTATGGGGGCGCGTATCGCACGCAAGCATGTGTCTTGGTATTTGCAAGCTCATGACAATGAAGGTCAATTTAGGCGAGTTTTTAATGCAATTGAGACGCCATATGAGCAGATCAACGCATTAGAGAATTACTTTGAAACACTAGAGAAAGAAAGAGACAGATAA
- the prmA gene encoding 50S ribosomal protein L11 methyltransferase encodes MAWIQIRINATRDTADQISDLLVEAECPCVTFLDGSNNPIYEPKPGEKILWPETIVVGLYEATHDMDAVVAYLTEQFAEPLNYKVEQLEDKDWEREWMDNFHPIQFGERLWICPSWREIPDPTAVNVLLDPGLAFGTGTHATTALCLKWLDAQDLTGKTVVDFGCGSGILGIAALKLGAARVIGIDIDPQAIAATYDNAARNGVADQIEAYLPEDQPEFQADVVVANILAQPLRELHEIILDFLKPGGDIAMSGILEEQAQSVADVYAPFVELDPIAQEGEWTRVSGRFKG; translated from the coding sequence ATGGCTTGGATCCAAATACGTATCAATGCAACAAGAGACACCGCTGATCAAATCAGTGATTTACTAGTTGAAGCAGAATGTCCCTGCGTAACCTTTCTAGATGGCAGTAACAATCCAATTTACGAACCTAAGCCGGGCGAGAAAATCCTATGGCCTGAAACGATTGTTGTCGGCCTGTACGAAGCAACTCATGATATGGATGCTGTGGTTGCCTATCTTACGGAGCAATTTGCAGAACCGCTGAACTATAAAGTTGAACAACTCGAAGACAAAGATTGGGAACGTGAATGGATGGACAACTTCCACCCTATCCAATTCGGTGAACGTTTATGGATCTGTCCTAGTTGGCGTGAGATCCCAGATCCTACCGCAGTAAACGTATTACTCGATCCTGGCCTTGCGTTTGGCACAGGTACTCATGCGACGACTGCACTTTGCCTTAAGTGGTTAGACGCACAAGATTTAACTGGCAAAACCGTTGTAGATTTTGGCTGTGGCTCTGGGATTTTGGGCATTGCTGCACTTAAATTAGGTGCCGCACGAGTTATTGGTATTGACATCGATCCTCAAGCCATTGCCGCAACTTACGACAACGCTGCTCGAAATGGCGTGGCAGACCAAATTGAGGCCTACCTACCGGAAGATCAACCTGAGTTCCAAGCGGATGTTGTCGTTGCCAATATCTTAGCTCAACCACTACGAGAACTGCATGAAATCATCTTGGACTTCTTAAAGCCAGGCGGCGATATCGCGATGTCTGGTATTTTGGAAGAACAGGCACAAAGTGTAGCCGATGTTTATGCGCCGTTTGTTGAACTAGACCCTATCGCGCAAGAAGGCGAGTGGACACGGGTCAGTGGACGCTTTAAAGGTTAA
- the rpoD gene encoding RNA polymerase sigma factor RpoD, translating into MDQSPQSQLKLLIQKGKEQGYLTFAEVNDHLPQDIIDSDQVEDIISMINDMGITVAENAPDADELMMQETTTDDDAAEAAAAALATVEKEIGRTTDPVRMYMREMGTVELLTREGEILIAKRIEEGINQVQLSVAEYPEAIAELLEQWDKFEAEEIRLSDIVSGFYDPNALEEDDGFPISATHVGSELSDEDLDDEDDDSDEDSDDDSDDGDSGPDPEVAREHFEQLRVLYNKARDVFEQKGRSHPDAQTAIQEIGELFRMFKLVPKQFDRMVNNMRSMMDKVRVQERIIMKQAVQVAKVPKKTFVKHFANNETDMSWIDAEIAAGEKHSAKLEEVRPEIERCVNKLKAIEESTGLTVERIKDINRRMSIGEAKARRAKKEMVEANLRLVISIAKKYTNRGLQFLDLIQEGNIGLMKAVDKFEYRRGYKFSTYATWWIRQAITRSIADQARTIRIPVHMIETINKLNRISRQMLQEMGREPSPEELAERMAMPEDKIRKVLKIAKEPISMETPIGDDEDSHLGDFIEDTTIESPIDSATMESLRAATNEVLAGLTAREAKVLRMRFGIDMNTDHTLEEVGKQFDVTRERIRQIEAKALRKLRHPSRSDLLKSFLDIKS; encoded by the coding sequence ATGGATCAATCTCCTCAGTCACAACTTAAACTTCTGATTCAGAAAGGTAAAGAGCAAGGTTACTTAACTTTTGCAGAAGTCAATGATCACCTTCCACAAGACATCATAGACTCAGATCAAGTAGAAGACATCATTAGTATGATCAATGACATGGGTATCACTGTTGCGGAAAACGCGCCAGATGCCGATGAACTAATGATGCAAGAGACAACGACTGACGACGATGCTGCTGAAGCTGCTGCGGCTGCGCTCGCAACAGTTGAAAAAGAGATTGGCCGTACAACTGACCCAGTGCGTATGTATATGCGTGAAATGGGTACTGTTGAACTTTTGACACGTGAAGGCGAGATCCTAATCGCAAAACGTATCGAAGAAGGTATTAACCAAGTTCAATTGAGCGTTGCAGAATACCCAGAAGCAATCGCTGAACTTCTCGAGCAATGGGACAAGTTTGAAGCAGAAGAAATTCGCTTAAGTGACATTGTTTCTGGTTTTTATGATCCAAATGCCCTTGAAGAAGACGATGGTTTCCCTATTTCAGCAACTCACGTTGGTTCAGAGCTAAGCGACGAAGACTTAGACGACGAAGACGATGACAGCGATGAAGACAGCGACGACGATAGCGATGATGGCGATTCAGGTCCTGATCCTGAAGTAGCACGCGAGCACTTCGAACAACTTCGTGTTTTATACAATAAAGCACGCGATGTCTTCGAGCAAAAAGGCCGTTCACACCCAGACGCACAAACGGCGATTCAAGAAATCGGCGAATTGTTCCGTATGTTCAAACTAGTCCCTAAACAGTTTGACCGTATGGTAAACAATATGCGCTCAATGATGGATAAGGTTCGCGTTCAAGAACGTATCATCATGAAGCAAGCGGTACAGGTTGCTAAAGTTCCTAAGAAAACGTTTGTGAAGCATTTTGCGAACAATGAAACAGACATGTCTTGGATAGACGCAGAAATTGCAGCAGGTGAAAAGCACTCTGCGAAATTGGAAGAAGTTCGTCCTGAAATCGAGCGTTGCGTTAACAAATTAAAAGCAATTGAAGAAAGCACAGGTCTAACTGTTGAGCGTATTAAAGACATCAACCGCCGTATGAGTATCGGTGAAGCGAAAGCGCGCCGTGCGAAAAAAGAAATGGTTGAAGCGAACTTACGTCTTGTAATTTCAATTGCGAAGAAATACACCAACCGTGGTTTACAATTCTTGGATCTTATCCAAGAAGGTAATATCGGTCTGATGAAAGCGGTAGACAAGTTTGAATACCGTCGTGGTTATAAATTCTCAACTTATGCAACATGGTGGATCCGTCAAGCGATTACGCGTTCTATCGCGGACCAAGCGCGTACAATCCGTATTCCAGTGCATATGATCGAGACAATCAACAAACTCAACCGTATTTCTCGTCAAATGCTTCAAGAAATGGGTCGCGAGCCAAGCCCAGAAGAGTTAGCTGAGCGCATGGCAATGCCGGAAGACAAAATCCGTAAGGTATTGAAAATCGCTAAAGAGCCTATCTCAATGGAAACACCTATTGGTGACGATGAAGATTCGCACTTAGGTGATTTCATCGAAGATACAACCATCGAGTCACCAATTGACTCTGCAACGATGGAAAGTCTTCGTGCTGCGACAAATGAAGTGTTAGCAGGTCTAACCGCAAGAGAAGCGAAAGTACTTCGTATGCGTTTTGGTATTGATATGAACACTGACCACACGCTTGAAGAAGTAGGTAAGCAATTCGACGTAACGCGTGAGCGTATTCGTCAAATCGAAGCAAAAGCACTTCGCAAGCTTCGTCACCCTTCTCGCTCTGACTTGTTGAAAAGCTTCCTAGACATCAAGTCTTAA
- the dnaG gene encoding DNA primase, whose amino-acid sequence MAGKIPRQFIDDLLARVDIVDLIDGRIGLKKAGKDYQACCPFHNEKSPSFTVSRDKQFYHCFGCGANGNAISFVMEYDKLEFVDAIEELAATLNLDVPREQGSGAPQRTQAERRSDYELMQQTAVFYQHQLKQHEKSAEVIEYVKRRGISGETAKRFQIGYAPAEWDSLYKYLGKSKELQQQLVDLKLANENQQQRRFDFFRDRLMFPIRDKRGRVIAFGGRVMSADQGPKYLNSPETRIFHKGFELYGLYEAKQAHNKLSQVLIVEGYMDVVALAEKGIDYAVAALGTATTAEHMQTLFRTTDKVICCYDGDRAGRDAAWRALEHALPYLSHGKALQFVFLPDGEDPDSLVQKEGKEAFEERLKNAEDYSNVLYQKLTSQVDMTSDAGKSKLMSDALPLIDKVPSDFYQDTLLDLLARFIGKTREQLSKKLTTPKQQQSIERKFKVTPMRQAIGLLVQHPVLAKEVDYLPELAEMGIPGIELFLRVQQLCLENPNYSTAQLFEAFRDTKEYDILKKLASWPHNIKEEALIKQFQQTFQFIEDQCLNLRHETLLMKDKTEGLSSEERHEVALLTIALKRRSSSQN is encoded by the coding sequence ATGGCAGGTAAGATCCCTAGACAGTTTATTGATGATTTACTTGCTCGAGTCGATATTGTCGATCTCATTGATGGTCGAATAGGACTAAAAAAAGCTGGCAAAGATTACCAAGCCTGCTGCCCTTTCCACAACGAGAAGTCCCCTTCTTTTACGGTTTCACGTGACAAACAGTTTTATCACTGCTTCGGCTGCGGCGCGAATGGCAATGCTATTTCCTTTGTAATGGAATACGACAAATTAGAATTTGTCGATGCAATTGAAGAACTCGCTGCCACTTTGAATCTAGACGTGCCCAGAGAGCAAGGATCAGGTGCACCACAACGCACACAAGCAGAACGTCGCTCTGATTATGAACTGATGCAACAAACCGCAGTATTTTATCAACATCAGCTTAAACAACATGAAAAATCTGCTGAGGTGATTGAATATGTTAAACGTCGGGGCATATCGGGTGAAACGGCTAAACGCTTTCAAATCGGCTATGCGCCAGCTGAGTGGGACTCGCTTTATAAGTATTTAGGTAAAAGCAAAGAGTTGCAGCAACAACTTGTCGATCTGAAACTGGCGAATGAAAACCAGCAACAGCGCCGATTCGACTTTTTCCGTGACCGTCTTATGTTCCCCATCCGTGACAAGCGGGGGCGCGTCATTGCGTTTGGAGGTCGTGTAATGAGCGCCGATCAAGGTCCAAAATACCTTAACTCGCCAGAAACACGTATTTTCCACAAAGGGTTCGAACTTTACGGACTCTATGAAGCAAAACAAGCACACAACAAACTCTCTCAGGTTTTAATTGTTGAAGGCTATATGGATGTTGTCGCATTAGCTGAAAAAGGCATCGACTATGCGGTGGCAGCTCTAGGCACAGCAACAACTGCTGAGCATATGCAAACCTTATTTCGCACCACAGACAAAGTAATTTGTTGTTATGATGGTGACCGCGCAGGTCGTGATGCTGCATGGCGTGCACTTGAACACGCACTTCCTTACCTTAGTCATGGTAAGGCGCTCCAGTTCGTGTTTCTTCCAGACGGTGAAGACCCTGACTCGCTAGTGCAAAAAGAAGGCAAAGAGGCATTCGAAGAGCGGCTGAAAAATGCGGAAGATTACAGTAACGTACTGTATCAGAAGCTGACCTCGCAGGTAGATATGACAAGCGATGCAGGCAAATCTAAACTCATGTCGGACGCACTCCCTCTTATCGATAAAGTACCAAGTGATTTTTATCAAGACACGTTACTCGACTTACTCGCTCGCTTTATTGGTAAGACTCGTGAGCAGCTTTCTAAAAAGCTCACAACCCCAAAACAGCAGCAATCAATTGAACGCAAATTCAAAGTCACACCAATGCGCCAAGCAATTGGCCTCTTAGTGCAACATCCGGTTCTTGCAAAGGAAGTGGATTATTTACCTGAGCTTGCTGAAATGGGCATTCCGGGTATTGAGTTATTTCTGCGGGTGCAACAATTGTGTTTAGAAAACCCGAATTATTCGACGGCGCAACTTTTTGAAGCCTTTCGAGACACGAAAGAGTATGACATCCTCAAAAAGCTCGCTTCTTGGCCACATAACATCAAAGAAGAAGCGCTCATTAAGCAATTCCAACAAACTTTTCAATTTATCGAAGACCAGTGTTTAAATTTGCGACATGAGACCCTATTAATGAAGGACAAAACTGAGGGTCTTAGCAGCGAAGAGCGACACGAAGTGGCACTATTAACTATTGCCTTAAAGCGACGAAGTTCTAGTCAAAATTGA
- a CDS encoding GatB/YqeY domain-containing protein has product MSLQEQLKSAQKDAMKAKDKIRLGAIRSVLAAVKQREIDEQITIDDAVVTAVIVKLVKQRRDSYTQFKDAGRDDLADKEASEIEALETFLPQPLTEAEVAALVESTITELGASGMQDMGKVMGVIKSKAEGRADMAVVSALIKQKLTA; this is encoded by the coding sequence ATGAGCCTTCAAGAACAGTTAAAGTCAGCCCAAAAAGACGCCATGAAAGCCAAAGACAAAATTCGTCTTGGCGCGATTCGTTCAGTACTTGCTGCCGTTAAGCAGCGTGAAATTGACGAACAAATTACGATAGACGATGCCGTTGTTACTGCCGTTATCGTAAAGCTGGTAAAGCAGCGTCGCGATTCTTACACTCAGTTTAAGGACGCAGGCCGTGACGATTTAGCTGATAAAGAAGCAAGTGAAATCGAAGCGCTTGAAACATTCTTGCCACAACCTCTTACAGAAGCTGAAGTAGCCGCGCTTGTCGAAAGTACGATTACAGAGCTTGGTGCATCAGGTATGCAAGACATGGGTAAAGTAATGGGAGTTATTAAAAGCAAAGCCGAAGGCCGCGCTGATATGGCTGTAGTTTCTGCTCTAATTAAGCAAAAGCTAACAGCATAA
- the rpsU gene encoding 30S ribosomal protein S21, producing MPVIKVRENEPFDVALRRFKRSCEKAGILAEVRSREHYEKPTTERKRKKAAAVKRHMKKLSRENARRVKLY from the coding sequence ATGCCAGTTATTAAAGTAAGAGAAAACGAGCCGTTTGACGTTGCACTACGTCGTTTTAAGCGTTCATGTGAAAAAGCAGGTATCCTTGCTGAAGTTCGTAGCCGCGAACACTATGAGAAGCCAACAACTGAGCGTAAGCGTAAGAAAGCTGCTGCAGTTAAGCGTCACATGAAAAAGCTTTCTCGCGAAAACGCACGTCGCGTTAAACTTTACTAG